A section of the Cydia splendana chromosome 1, ilCydSple1.2, whole genome shotgun sequence genome encodes:
- the LOC134806563 gene encoding organic cation transporter protein-like, with amino-acid sequence MVQRVSDPEKSVPEDTFSQLLGHFGKWQLIIFLSVFLIKFASGWVQMTILFLTPKVTYWCVEFPVNFTGVIANGSCYKDCLKYGYDTSPMESTIVSEWDLVCDRAWMASFTQMMLQFGILTGSIVYGFLSDRYGRRVTFLASICGLVLFSFCVPFSTSYIVFTVFRFFLGFSTAGTMVISFVIVMEAVGPKYREAFGCVFHIPFILGHLSIPVFAYFFRNWESYTLALAVPQVVYLSYFLIVTESPRWLVSVGRVDEATEIVKKAAIMNKMPTDKIEETLKKVSHELVTREAPKVHYGDLFRPNLWVRTVCSCALWVITGVTFYGVNQYISQTSSSLYISIAAAAVIQLPANLLSIWCVRTFGRKATTIAAFILGGLCLLTLGVVGDDFWLKFTLGTLGVSFMSIDAATIYIYSSELFPTVVRNMGMGLCSVGMRFGSMLAPFISNLAVTTPWLPTVIFGFAPLLGAVICLLLPETKGKKLPDSFEDIES; translated from the exons ATGGTTCAACGAGTATCAGACCCAGAAAAGTCAGTCCCCGAAGACACATTCTCCCAACTTTTAGGACATTTCGGAAAATGGCAACTAATAATCTTCCTATCAGTATTCCTCATCAAATTTGCGTCAGGATGGGTGCAGATGACCATACTTTTCCTGACACCTAAGGTGACATATTGGTGTGTAGAGTTCCCCGTGAATTTTACTGGGGTTATAGCTAATGGGAGCTGTTATAAAGACTGCCTCAAGTATGGGTATGATACGAGTCCTATGGAAAGCACGATAGTCTCTGAGTGGGATCTTGTGTGCGATCGGGCGTGGATGGCAAGTTTCACTCAGATGATGCTGCAGTTTGGGATCTTGACTGGGAGCATCGTTTATGGATTCCTTTCTGACAG ATACGGACGGCGCGTCACCTTCCTCGCCTCAATCTGCGGCCTCGTCCTCTTCTCGTTCTGTGTCCCCTTCTCCACCAGCTACATCGTCTTCACCGTCTTCCGTTTCTTCCTCGGCTTCTCCACCGCCGGCACCATGGTTATCTCCTTCGTCATCGTCATGGAGGCCGTAGGCCCCAAGTATAGGGAGGCCTTTGGATGTGTGTTCCATATTCCTTTCATCTTAGGCCATTTGTCTATACCAGTGTTCGCATATTTCTTCAGGAATTGGGAGTCGTATACGTTGGCTCTGGCGGTTCCTCAAGTGGTGTACTTGAGTTACTTTCTGATCGTGACGGAATCTCCGAGATGGTTGGTCAGTGTGGGAAGAGTGGATGAGGCCACGGAGATTGTGAAGAAAGCTGCTATCAT GAACAAAATGCCAACAGACAAAATAGAAGAGACCCTTAAGAAGGTCTCCCACGAGTTGGTAACCCGCGAGGCGCCTAAAGTCCACTATGGCGACCTGTTCCGTCCCAATTTGTGGGTCCGGACCGTGTGCTCCTGTGCCTTGTGGGTCATTACTGGGGTCACGTTCTATGGAGTCAACCAGTACATCAGTCAGACAAGCTCCAGTCTTTACATTAGTATTGCCGCTGCTGCCGTTATTcag TTACCCGCCAACCTCCTCTCAATCTGGTGCGTCCGTACCTTCGGCAGGAAAGCCACAACCATCGCCGCCTTCATCCTCGGCGGCCTCTGCCTCCTAACCCTTGGAGTGGTCGGCGATGACTTCTGGCTCAAATTCACACTCGGAACTCTAGGCGTCAGCTTCATGTCTATTGATGCTGCCACGATTTATATTTACTCATCAGAATTATTCCCTACTGTGGTCAGGAATATGGGTATGGGCCTGTGTTCTGTAGGGATGAGATTTGGGTCCATGTTGGCACCGTTTATTTCAAATCTAGCTGTAACTACACCATGGCTGCCGACGGTTATCTTTGGGTTCGCCCCGCTGCTTGGAGCGGTAATTTGCCTGTTGTTGCcagaaactaaaggaaagaaGTTGCCGGACTCTTTTGAAGATATTGAAAGTTAG
- the LOC134806285 gene encoding pancreatic lipase-related protein 2-like isoform X1, producing MDFMTLFFILTVSLSCQGQREARLPLSYDSFRQILRSKVSVPEGRKISVNDVILRLYSPNATKPAGYRIRETKRLLADPNFDPQRPTVVYAHGYVELFTDASVKRVMEAYLQNGEYNALLLDCSNLAFGNYGVSAIGLKAVGEETGKAISRLIKGGLSLEGLHLVGHSMGAQLLGIAARFLSERKTKVPRLTGLDPAYPGFYPPLLAPPMSPSDAVFVDAVHTDGGGFGSPAATGAADFWPNEGKAKQPGCLSATVPLTVEDFCSHWRSWEYWAESIEGGEFMARKCEDYDTFLRGQCKEEPLVYMGLKASPKLTGNFYLRTAAKAPFALGERGAD from the exons ATGGATTTTATGACACTATTTTTTATACTGACTG TGTCATTGTCGTGTCAGGGGCAGAGGGAGGCCAGACTTCCGCTCTCTTACGACAGCTTCCGGCAGATACTTCGTTCCAAAGTCTCAG TGCCCGAAGGCCGTAAAATCAGCGTCAACGATGTCATCCTACGATTGTACAG CCCAAACGCTACCAAGCCGGCCGGATACCGCATCAGAGAGACCAAGCGGCTTCTAGCTGACCCCAACTTCGACCCGCAGCGGCCCACCGTTGTCTATGCTCACGG CTATGTGGAGCTGTTCACAGACGCAAGCGTCAAGCGCGTGATGGAAGCGTATTTGCAGAATGGGGAGTACAACGCGCTCCTCCTGGACTGCTCGAACCTGGCGTTCGGTAACTACGGAGTCTCTGCCATCGGTTTGAAGGCG GTAGGTGAAGAGACAGGGAAGGCGATATCCAGGTTAATAAAAGGCGGGCTGTCTCTGGAAGGGCTGCATCTCGTGGGGCACTCTATGGGGGCGCAGCTGCTGGGGATCGCCGCACGGTTCCTGTCAGAAAGAAAAACTAAAGTGCCCAG GTTGACCGGCCTCGACCCGGCCTACCCCGGCTTCTACCCGCCGCTCCTCGCCCCTCCCATGTCGCCCTCCGACGCCGTGTTCGTGGACGCGGTGCACACGGACGGCGGCGGGTTCGGCTCCCCGGCGGCCACGGGCgccgcggacttctggccgaacgAGGGCAAGGCCAAGCAGCCGGGGTGCTTGTCGGCCACAGTTCCGCTTACTGTTGAAG ATTTCTGCAGCCACTGGCGCTCATGGGAGTACTGGGCCGAGTCGATAGAGGGGGGCGAGTTTATGGCCCGAAAATGCGAGGACTATGATACTTTCCTACGAGGACAGTGCAAGGAAGAACCACTCGTCTATATGGGACTTAAGGCCAGCCCTAA gttaACTGGCAATTTCTACCTGCGGACAGCTGCGAAGGCGCCCTTTGCTTTGGGCGAGAGAGGCGCGGACTGA
- the LOC134806285 gene encoding pancreatic lipase-related protein 2-like isoform X4 yields MDFMTLFFILTVSLSCQGQREARLPLSYDSFRQILRSKVSVPEGRKISVNDVILRLYSPNATKPAGYRIRETKRLLADPNFDPQRPTVVYAHGYVELLTDASVKRVMEAYLQNGEYNALLLDWSNLAFGNYVVSAIGLKAVGEETGKAISRLIKGGLSLEGLHLVGHSMGAQLLGIAARFLSERKTKVPRLTGLDPAYPGFYPPLLAPPMSPSDAVFVDAVHTDGGGFGSPAATGAADFWPNEGKAKQPGCLSATVPLTVEDFCSHWRSWEYWAESIEGGEFMARKCEDYDTFLRGQCKEEPLVYMGLKASPKLTGNFYLRTAAKAPFALGERGAD; encoded by the exons ATGGATTTTATGACACTATTTTTTATACTGACTG TGTCATTGTCGTGTCAGGGGCAGAGGGAGGCCAGACTTCCGCTCTCTTACGACAGCTTCCGGCAGATACTTCGTTCCAAAGTCTCAG TGCCCGAAGGCCGTAAAATCAGCGTCAACGATGTCATCCTACGATTGTACAG CCCAAACGCTACCAAGCCGGCCGGATACCGCATCAGAGAGACCAAGCGGCTTCTAGCTGACCCCAACTTCGACCCGCAGCGGCCCACCGTTGTCTATGCTCACGG CTATGTGGAGCTGCTCACAGACGCAAGCGTCAAGCGCGTGATGGAAGCGTATTTGCAGAATGGGGAATATAACGCGCTCCTCCTGGACTGGTCGAACCTAGCGTTCGGTAACTACGTAGTCTCTGCCATCGGCTTGAAGGCG GTAGGTGAAGAGACAGGGAAGGCGATATCCAGGTTAATAAAAGGCGGGCTGTCTCTGGAAGGGCTGCATCTCGTGGGGCACTCTATGGGGGCGCAGCTGCTGGGGATCGCCGCACGGTTCCTGTCAGAAAGAAAAACTAAAGTGCCCAG GTTGACCGGCCTCGACCCGGCCTACCCCGGCTTCTACCCGCCGCTCCTCGCCCCTCCCATGTCGCCCTCCGACGCCGTGTTCGTGGACGCGGTGCACACGGACGGCGGCGGGTTCGGCTCCCCGGCGGCCACGGGCgccgcggacttctggccgaacgAGGGCAAGGCCAAGCAGCCGGGGTGCTTGTCGGCCACAGTTCCGCTTACTGTTGAAG ATTTCTGCAGCCACTGGCGCTCATGGGAGTACTGGGCCGAGTCGATAGAGGGGGGCGAGTTTATGGCCCGAAAATGCGAGGACTATGATACTTTCCTACGAGGACAGTGCAAGGAAGAACCACTCGTCTATATGGGACTTAAGGCCAGCCCTAA gttaACTGGCAATTTCTACCTGCGGACAGCTGCGAAGGCGCCCTTTGCTTTGGGCGAGAGAGGCGCGGACTGA
- the LOC134806285 gene encoding pancreatic lipase-related protein 2-like isoform X3, whose product MDFMTLFFILTVSLSCQGQREARLPLSYDSFRQILRSKVSVPEGRKISVNDVILRLYSPNATKPAGYRIRETKRLLADPNFDPQRPTVVYAHGYVELFTDASVKRVMEAYLQNGEYNALLLDCLNLAFGNYVVSAIGLKAVGEETGKAISRLIKGGLSLEGLHLVGHSMGAQLLGIAARFLSERKTKVPRLTGLDPAYPGFYPPLLAPPMSPSDAVFVDAVHTDGGGFGSPAATGAADFWPNEGKAKQPGCLSATVPLTVEDFCSHWRSWEYWAESIEGGEFMARKCEDYDTFLRGQCKEEPLVYMGLKASPKLTGNFYLRTAAKAPFALGERGAD is encoded by the exons ATGGATTTTATGACACTATTTTTTATACTGACTG TGTCATTGTCGTGTCAGGGGCAGAGGGAGGCCAGACTTCCGCTCTCTTACGACAGCTTCCGGCAGATACTTCGTTCCAAAGTCTCAG TGCCCGAAGGCCGTAAAATCAGCGTCAACGATGTCATCCTACGATTGTACAG CCCAAACGCTACCAAGCCGGCCGGATACCGCATCAGAGAGACCAAGCGGCTTCTAGCTGACCCCAACTTCGACCCGCAGCGGCCCACCGTTGTCTATGCTCACGG CTATGTGGAACTGTTCACAGACGCAAGCGTCAAGCGCGTGATGGAAGCGTATTTGCAGAATGGGGAGTACAACGCGCTCCTCCTGGACTGCTTGAACCTGGCGTTTGGCAACTACGTAGTCTCTGCCATCGGCTTGAAGGCG GTAGGTGAAGAGACAGGGAAGGCGATATCCAGGTTAATAAAAGGCGGGCTGTCTCTGGAAGGGCTGCATCTCGTGGGGCACTCTATGGGGGCGCAGCTGCTGGGGATCGCCGCACGGTTCCTGTCAGAAAGAAAAACTAAAGTGCCCAG GTTGACCGGCCTCGACCCGGCCTACCCCGGCTTCTACCCGCCGCTCCTCGCCCCTCCCATGTCGCCCTCCGACGCCGTGTTCGTGGACGCGGTGCACACGGACGGCGGCGGGTTCGGCTCCCCGGCGGCCACGGGCgccgcggacttctggccgaacgAGGGCAAGGCCAAGCAGCCGGGGTGCTTGTCGGCCACAGTTCCGCTTACTGTTGAAG ATTTCTGCAGCCACTGGCGCTCATGGGAGTACTGGGCCGAGTCGATAGAGGGGGGCGAGTTTATGGCCCGAAAATGCGAGGACTATGATACTTTCCTACGAGGACAGTGCAAGGAAGAACCACTCGTCTATATGGGACTTAAGGCCAGCCCTAA gttaACTGGCAATTTCTACCTGCGGACAGCTGCGAAGGCGCCCTTTGCTTTGGGCGAGAGAGGCGCGGACTGA
- the LOC134806285 gene encoding pancreatic lipase-related protein 2-like isoform X2, whose translation MDFMTLFFILTVSLSCQGQREARLPLSYDSFRQILRSKVSVPEGRKISVNDVILRLYSPNATKPAGYRIRETKRLLADPNFDPQRPTVVYAHGYVELFTDASVKRVMEAYLQNGEYNALLLDWSNLAFGNYVVSAIGLKAVGEETGKAISRLIKGGLSLEGLHLVGHSMGAQLLGIAARFLSERKTKVPRLTGLDPAYPGFYPPLLAPPMSPSDAVFVDAVHTDGGGFGSPAATGAADFWPNEGKAKQPGCLSATVPLTVEDFCSHWRSWEYWAESIEGGEFMARKCEDYDTFLRGQCKEEPLVYMGLKASPKLTGNFYLRTAAKAPFALGERGAD comes from the exons ATGGATTTTATGACACTATTTTTTATACTGACTG TGTCATTGTCGTGTCAGGGGCAGAGGGAGGCCAGACTTCCGCTCTCTTACGACAGCTTCCGGCAGATACTTCGTTCCAAAGTCTCAG TGCCCGAAGGCCGTAAAATCAGCGTCAACGATGTCATCCTACGATTGTACAG CCCAAACGCTACCAAGCCGGCCGGATACCGCATCAGAGAGACCAAGCGGCTTCTAGCTGACCCCAACTTCGACCCGCAGCGGCCCACCGTTGTCTATGCTCACGG CTATGTGGAGCTGTTCACAGACGCAAGCGTCAAGCGCGTGATGGAAGCATATTTGCAGAATGGGGAATACAACGCGCTCCTCCTGGACTGGTCGAACCTGGCGTTCGGTAACTACGTAGTCTCTGCCATCGGCTTGAAGGCG GTAGGTGAAGAGACAGGGAAGGCGATATCCAGGTTAATAAAAGGCGGGCTGTCTCTGGAAGGGCTGCATCTCGTGGGGCACTCTATGGGGGCGCAGCTGCTGGGGATCGCCGCACGGTTCCTGTCAGAAAGAAAAACTAAAGTGCCCAG GTTGACCGGCCTCGACCCGGCCTACCCCGGCTTCTACCCGCCGCTCCTCGCCCCTCCCATGTCGCCCTCCGACGCCGTGTTCGTGGACGCGGTGCACACGGACGGCGGCGGGTTCGGCTCCCCGGCGGCCACGGGCgccgcggacttctggccgaacgAGGGCAAGGCCAAGCAGCCGGGGTGCTTGTCGGCCACAGTTCCGCTTACTGTTGAAG ATTTCTGCAGCCACTGGCGCTCATGGGAGTACTGGGCCGAGTCGATAGAGGGGGGCGAGTTTATGGCCCGAAAATGCGAGGACTATGATACTTTCCTACGAGGACAGTGCAAGGAAGAACCACTCGTCTATATGGGACTTAAGGCCAGCCCTAA gttaACTGGCAATTTCTACCTGCGGACAGCTGCGAAGGCGCCCTTTGCTTTGGGCGAGAGAGGCGCGGACTGA